A region of Streptomyces paludis DNA encodes the following proteins:
- a CDS encoding sensor histidine kinase: MQGRFKRDGSAAAEQEPRGGSDRGSSAQHTQNQGPAPSGDGRGGPGAVTAGPGGPGGPGGPGGPAERPGGKVKDPSDPGSRVALRNWRISTRLVALLTLPVVAATTLGGLRINDSLNEMQQLEHMQLLTKMTKEATNLAQALQAERDESAGPLTNGASPKNFAVQDRRTKTDRAKKVFLDATVDIGNTDSDQALESIRSNVNQIATQVNKINDIRKDAYTSDARSLTVDAYSGLIDSLLSLSQDMAQATNNPEMIKRTRALAAFSSAKEYASIQRAIIAAALPSNPSTKGNLNDNDRLYGLAAANKERNSLTSFRALYESMGGNAEELMAPLNGQGSPEIQSSEKYADRVLDRADGMATQPGRSYLDWTDQAATRINAMKTIEATLLGEMESKARELRDSSQRDALINGAVILLVLGVSLIGAFVVARSMIRSLRRLQDTATRVAQDRLPELVKQLSDSDPQDVDTSVESVGVHSRDEIGKVAAAFDDVHREAVRLAAEQALLRGNVNAMFTNLSRRSQGLIQRQLSLISELESREADPDQLSSLFKLDHLATRMRRNGENLLVLAGEEPGRRWTRPVPLVDVLRAAASEVEQYERIELSSVPTTEVAGRVVNDLVHLLAELLENATSFSSPQTKVRVTGHALPDGRVLVEIHDTGIGLSPEDLAAINERLASPPTVDVSVSRRMGLFVVGRLSLRHGIRIQLRPSDSGGTTALVMLPVDVAHGGKKSPPGRPGGPNGGGQSPASTGGQLTGGPGTAGGGRPGLGAGPGGSPAPGLLGAGAPRGQVGPGASPRAALPSRDGTPPGPQNGPQGGPQGNPQGGFPQDQQRQGSGQGQNQGQGQGNVFSQNAFGAPAQNRPGQGQGPAQGQGPGQGFPGQGQQRTDRSDGQGGQNGFSGRAQNAFQQGGAPADRGRQLPPPGGPRAELPGGNPQPKRPQTTSWGANQSSAPQRPSLDAPRGHEEHETTGQFARPTAEQQGPGATSEFPRPDFNAPRPDQNPAQDAAATAQFPVPDFNAPAPSGYQAEYDGRPDRDDRSAFRPPSDFAAPQDFSAPRPSAPAPAPGSQGGYRPPGLPPQPQQEALPPAGPGDGSTPLYDNLETNWFHAAQQGGDAPQGGPRTNGAQSNGSQGGANGRPQDRSQDRPEPRNGSRDDARDSFHDDSRSLPPGPSASRPQSPPPMPRREPLMPRRDSANGSGANGSGANGPGTNSSGITGTSAGGFGTIDSGTNSFGVPSGDGGPGSSSGANGVAANSSWRTSPNDELVRQAERAKKPQAGGLTTSGLPRRVPRANLVPGTAQEQNTQAGPQVSRAPADVRGRLTNLRRGIQQGRQAGNTGPASNGFNLGTSHQQER; the protein is encoded by the coding sequence GTGCAGGGACGTTTCAAGAGGGATGGCAGCGCTGCGGCGGAGCAGGAGCCCCGCGGCGGATCCGACCGCGGCTCCTCGGCCCAGCACACCCAGAACCAGGGCCCCGCGCCCTCGGGCGACGGCCGTGGTGGCCCCGGAGCGGTGACGGCCGGTCCAGGAGGGCCGGGCGGGCCCGGTGGCCCGGGCGGCCCCGCGGAGCGGCCGGGGGGGAAGGTCAAGGACCCGAGCGACCCCGGCTCCCGCGTAGCCCTGCGCAACTGGCGCATCAGTACGCGTCTGGTGGCCCTGCTGACCCTGCCGGTGGTCGCGGCCACCACGCTGGGCGGTCTGCGGATCAATGACTCGCTCAACGAGATGCAGCAGCTGGAGCACATGCAGCTGCTGACCAAGATGACCAAGGAGGCCACCAACCTCGCGCAGGCCCTCCAGGCGGAGCGCGACGAGTCGGCCGGCCCCCTCACCAACGGCGCGAGCCCCAAGAACTTCGCGGTCCAGGACCGCCGTACGAAGACCGACCGGGCGAAGAAGGTCTTCCTCGACGCCACGGTCGACATCGGCAACACCGACAGCGACCAGGCGCTGGAGAGCATCCGCTCCAACGTCAACCAGATCGCCACCCAGGTCAACAAGATCAACGACATCCGCAAGGACGCGTACACCTCGGACGCGCGCTCGCTGACCGTCGACGCGTACAGCGGGCTGATCGACTCGCTGCTGAGCCTGTCGCAGGACATGGCCCAGGCGACCAACAACCCCGAGATGATCAAGCGGACCCGCGCGCTCGCCGCGTTCTCCTCCGCCAAGGAGTACGCCTCGATCCAGCGCGCGATCATCGCCGCCGCGCTGCCCTCCAACCCCAGCACCAAGGGCAACCTCAACGACAACGACCGGCTCTACGGTCTGGCCGCGGCGAACAAGGAGCGCAACTCCCTCACCTCCTTCCGCGCCCTGTACGAGTCGATGGGCGGCAACGCCGAAGAGCTGATGGCCCCGCTCAACGGCCAGGGCAGCCCCGAGATCCAGTCGTCCGAGAAGTACGCCGACCGGGTCCTCGACCGCGCGGACGGCATGGCGACCCAGCCCGGCCGCTCGTATCTGGACTGGACCGACCAGGCGGCCACCCGGATCAACGCGATGAAGACCATCGAGGCCACCCTGCTCGGTGAGATGGAGAGCAAGGCCCGCGAGCTGCGCGACAGTTCGCAGCGCGACGCGCTCATCAACGGTGCCGTCATCCTGCTGGTGCTCGGTGTCTCGCTGATCGGCGCCTTCGTGGTCGCCCGGTCCATGATCCGCTCGCTGCGCCGGCTCCAGGACACGGCGACCAGGGTCGCCCAGGACCGGCTGCCCGAGCTGGTCAAGCAGCTCTCCGACTCGGACCCGCAGGATGTGGACACCTCCGTCGAGTCCGTCGGTGTGCACTCCCGGGACGAGATCGGAAAGGTCGCCGCGGCCTTCGACGACGTGCACCGCGAGGCCGTCCGGCTCGCCGCCGAGCAGGCCCTGCTCCGGGGCAACGTCAACGCGATGTTCACCAACCTCTCGCGCCGCAGCCAGGGCCTCATCCAGCGCCAGCTGTCGCTGATCTCCGAGCTGGAGTCCCGCGAGGCGGACCCGGACCAGCTGTCGTCCCTCTTCAAGCTCGACCACCTCGCGACCCGTATGCGCCGGAACGGCGAGAACCTCCTCGTCCTCGCGGGCGAGGAGCCGGGCCGCCGGTGGACCCGGCCCGTACCGCTGGTCGACGTGCTCCGTGCCGCCGCCTCCGAGGTGGAGCAGTACGAGCGCATCGAACTCTCCTCGGTGCCCACGACCGAGGTCGCCGGACGCGTCGTCAACGACCTCGTGCACCTGCTCGCCGAGCTGCTGGAGAACGCCACGTCGTTCTCCTCGCCGCAGACGAAGGTCCGGGTCACCGGCCACGCGCTGCCGGACGGCCGGGTGCTCGTCGAGATCCACGACACCGGTATCGGGCTCTCGCCCGAGGACCTCGCCGCGATCAACGAGCGGCTCGCGTCGCCGCCCACCGTGGATGTCTCGGTCTCGCGCCGCATGGGTCTGTTCGTGGTCGGCCGGCTGTCGCTGCGCCACGGCATCCGTATCCAGCTGCGGCCGTCCGACTCCGGTGGTACGACCGCGCTGGTCATGCTGCCCGTCGATGTCGCCCACGGCGGCAAGAAGAGCCCGCCCGGCCGCCCCGGCGGCCCGAACGGCGGCGGCCAGTCGCCGGCCTCCACCGGCGGCCAGCTCACCGGCGGTCCCGGTACGGCCGGCGGCGGCCGTCCCGGTCTCGGCGCGGGCCCCGGCGGCTCGCCCGCTCCCGGACTGCTCGGCGCGGGCGCCCCGCGCGGCCAGGTCGGCCCCGGCGCGAGTCCGCGCGCGGCGCTGCCCTCCCGCGACGGGACACCGCCCGGACCGCAGAACGGTCCGCAGGGCGGTCCTCAGGGCAACCCGCAGGGCGGCTTCCCGCAGGACCAGCAGCGGCAGGGCTCCGGCCAGGGTCAGAATCAGGGCCAGGGCCAGGGCAACGTCTTCAGCCAGAACGCCTTCGGCGCGCCGGCCCAGAACCGCCCCGGCCAGGGCCAGGGCCCCGCGCAGGGCCAGGGTCCGGGCCAGGGCTTCCCCGGCCAGGGGCAGCAGCGTACGGACCGGTCCGACGGCCAGGGCGGCCAGAACGGCTTCAGCGGCCGTGCCCAGAACGCCTTCCAGCAGGGCGGCGCCCCCGCCGACCGCGGCCGGCAGCTGCCGCCCCCCGGCGGACCGCGCGCCGAGCTGCCGGGCGGCAACCCGCAGCCGAAGCGCCCGCAGACCACCAGCTGGGGGGCCAACCAGTCCTCGGCTCCGCAGCGCCCCTCGCTGGACGCGCCGCGCGGCCACGAGGAGCACGAGACCACCGGCCAGTTCGCCCGTCCGACGGCCGAGCAGCAGGGACCCGGCGCCACGTCGGAGTTCCCGCGCCCGGACTTCAACGCGCCGCGGCCCGACCAGAACCCCGCGCAGGACGCCGCGGCCACGGCGCAGTTCCCGGTGCCGGACTTCAACGCCCCGGCGCCCTCGGGCTACCAGGCCGAGTACGACGGCCGGCCGGACCGGGACGACCGGTCCGCGTTCCGTCCGCCGTCGGACTTCGCCGCGCCGCAGGACTTCAGCGCGCCGCGTCCGTCGGCCCCGGCCCCGGCGCCCGGTTCGCAGGGCGGCTACCGTCCGCCGGGCCTGCCGCCGCAGCCGCAGCAGGAGGCGCTGCCTCCGGCGGGTCCGGGTGACGGCAGCACCCCGCTGTACGACAACCTGGAAACCAACTGGTTCCACGCCGCGCAGCAGGGCGGCGACGCCCCGCAGGGCGGCCCCCGGACCAACGGCGCGCAGAGCAACGGCTCGCAGGGCGGCGCCAACGGCCGTCCGCAGGACCGCTCGCAGGACCGGCCGGAGCCGCGCAACGGCTCCCGGGACGACGCGCGGGACAGCTTCCACGACGACTCCCGGTCGCTGCCGCCCGGCCCCTCCGCGAGCCGACCGCAGTCTCCGCCGCCGATGCCCCGCCGTGAACCGCTCATGCCGCGGCGCGACTCCGCGAACGGCTCGGGCGCGAACGGCTCGGGCGCGAACGGTCCGGGCACCAACAGCTCCGGCATCACCGGCACCAGCGCCGGTGGCTTCGGCACCATCGACTCGGGCACCAACAGCTTCGGGGTTCCCTCGGGCGACGGTGGCCCGGGAAGCAGTTCGGGCGCGAACGGCGTGGCCGCCAATTCCTCCTGGCGCACCTCGCCCAACGACGAGCTGGTACGCCAGGCCGAGCGGGCCAAAAAGCCCCAGGCCGGCGGTCTCACCACCTCCGGTCTGCCCCGCCGGGTACCGCGTGCCAACCTGGTGCCGGGAACCGCGCAGGAACAGAACACCCAGGCCGGTCCGCAGGTATCTCGTGCACCCGCTGACGTACGCGGCCGGCTGACCAATCTCCGTCGGGGTATCCAGCAAGGTCGTCAGGCGGGCAACACCGGCCCGGCGAGCAACGGATTCAACCTCGGCACCTCTCACCAGCAGGAGCGTTAG
- the ndgR gene encoding IclR family transcriptional regulator NdgR, translating into MDNSSGVGVLDKAALVLSALESGPATLAGLVAATGLARPTAHRLAVALEHHRLVARDMQGRFILGPRLAELAAAAGEDRLLATAGPVLTHLRDLTGESAQLYRRQGDMRICVAAAERLSGLRDTVPVGSTLTMKAGSSAQILMAWEEPERLHRGLQGARFTATALSGVRRRGWAQSIGEREPGVASVSAPVRGPSNRVVAAVSVSGPIERLTRHPGRMHAQAVIDAAGRLSEALRRTS; encoded by the coding sequence ATGGACAACTCTAGCGGCGTCGGCGTTCTCGACAAGGCTGCTCTCGTACTGAGCGCCCTGGAGTCCGGTCCGGCCACCCTCGCCGGACTGGTCGCGGCGACCGGGCTCGCACGGCCCACGGCCCACAGACTGGCCGTGGCACTGGAACACCACCGGCTGGTGGCGAGGGACATGCAGGGCCGGTTCATTCTCGGTCCGCGGCTGGCCGAGCTGGCCGCCGCGGCCGGTGAGGACCGCCTGCTGGCCACGGCCGGCCCCGTACTCACGCATCTGCGGGACCTGACCGGCGAGAGCGCGCAGCTCTACCGGCGCCAGGGCGACATGCGGATATGTGTGGCGGCGGCGGAGCGGCTCTCCGGACTCCGGGACACGGTCCCGGTGGGCTCCACCCTCACGATGAAGGCGGGCTCCTCGGCCCAGATCCTGATGGCGTGGGAGGAGCCGGAGCGGCTGCACCGCGGCCTCCAGGGCGCCCGTTTCACGGCGACGGCGCTCTCGGGCGTACGGCGCCGGGGCTGGGCCCAGTCGATCGGTGAGCGGGAGCCCGGGGTGGCCTCCGTCTCGGCGCCGGTGCGCGGGCCCTCGAACCGGGTGGTCGCGGCGGTCTCGGTATCCGGACCGATCGAGCGGCTGACCCGGCACCCCGGCCGGATGCACGCGCAGGCAGTGATCGACGCGGCGGGCCGGCTGAGCGAGGCCCTGCGCCGTACGAGCTGA
- a CDS encoding HU family DNA-binding protein has protein sequence MNKAQLVEAIADKVGGRQQAADAVDAVLDAIVRAVVAGDRVSVTGFGSFEKVDRPARYARNPQTGERVRVKKTSVPRFRAGQGFKDLVSGSKKLPKNDVAVKKAPKGSLSGGVSSRTTVKAAAKKATAKKATAKKAAVKKTTAAKKTTAKKTTTAKKASPAAKKTAAKKATATTTAKKATAKKTAPAKKTTAKKAPARKATARTTTAKKTTTAAAAAARK, from the coding sequence GTGAACAAGGCGCAGCTCGTAGAAGCGATCGCGGACAAGGTCGGCGGCAGGCAGCAGGCCGCCGACGCGGTGGACGCGGTACTCGACGCGATCGTCCGCGCGGTCGTCGCCGGTGACCGGGTCTCGGTGACCGGCTTCGGCTCGTTCGAGAAGGTCGACCGCCCGGCCCGCTACGCCCGTAACCCGCAGACGGGTGAGCGCGTCCGGGTCAAGAAGACCTCGGTGCCGCGCTTCCGCGCGGGTCAGGGCTTCAAGGACCTGGTCAGCGGCTCGAAGAAGCTCCCGAAGAACGACGTGGCGGTCAAGAAGGCCCCCAAGGGCAGCCTCTCGGGCGGCGTTTCCAGCCGTACGACCGTGAAGGCCGCGGCCAAGAAGGCCACCGCCAAGAAGGCCACGGCGAAGAAGGCGGCGGTCAAGAAGACCACGGCCGCCAAGAAGACCACCGCGAAGAAGACCACCACGGCCAAGAAGGCCAGCCCCGCGGCGAAGAAGACCGCTGCCAAGAAGGCGACGGCCACCACCACCGCCAAGAAGGCCACGGCGAAGAAGACCGCGCCGGCGAAGAAGACCACGGCCAAGAAGGCCCCCGCCAGGAAGGCCACCGCGCGCACCACCACGGCGAAGAAGACCACCACCGCCGCCGCGGCCGCTGCCCGCAAGTAG
- the leuD gene encoding 3-isopropylmalate dehydratase small subunit has protein sequence MEAFTIHTGRAVPLRRSNVDTDQIIPAHWLKKVTRDGFEDGLFEAWRKDPEFVLNRPERAGASVLIAGPDFGTGSSREHAVWALQNYGFQTVISSRFADIFRGNSLKNGLLTVVLEQSVVDALWEITESDPTAEVTVDLEKRQVRATSPDGAALVADFDLDENARWRLLNGLDDISLTLQNEADIATYEAGRPSFKPRTITV, from the coding sequence ATGGAAGCCTTCACCATCCACACCGGCCGCGCCGTTCCGCTGCGCCGCAGCAACGTCGACACCGACCAGATCATCCCGGCCCACTGGCTCAAGAAGGTCACCCGCGACGGCTTCGAGGACGGGCTCTTCGAGGCGTGGCGCAAGGACCCGGAGTTCGTGCTCAACCGGCCCGAGCGCGCCGGGGCCAGTGTGCTGATCGCCGGACCGGACTTCGGCACCGGGTCCTCTCGTGAACATGCTGTGTGGGCCTTGCAGAACTATGGTTTCCAGACCGTCATCTCCTCCCGGTTCGCGGATATCTTCCGTGGGAACTCGCTCAAGAACGGTCTGCTGACCGTGGTTCTGGAGCAGTCGGTGGTGGATGCCCTCTGGGAGATCACCGAGAGCGACCCGACGGCCGAGGTGACCGTGGACCTGGAGAAGCGCCAGGTTCGGGCCACTTCCCCCGACGGAGCAGCGCTTGTGGCTGATTTCGACCTTGACGAGAATGCCCGCTGGCGGCTGCTGAACGGGCTGGACGACATCAGTCTCACCCTCCAGAACGAGGCGGACATCGCCACATACGAGGCCGGCAGGCCCTCCTTCAAACCCCGCACAATTACCGTCTGA
- a CDS encoding SCO5555 family protein: MERDNQLKLYGLVAEQLKEAHATVRALQVPEGVRKALSRKLLVITAAAKHDLPDAARRLDRLLKDLDEGRFPEGE, from the coding sequence ATGGAACGCGACAACCAACTCAAGCTCTACGGGTTGGTCGCCGAACAACTCAAAGAAGCGCATGCGACGGTGCGTGCACTGCAAGTCCCGGAGGGCGTGCGCAAGGCGCTCTCCCGGAAGCTGCTCGTCATCACGGCGGCGGCCAAACACGATCTCCCGGACGCGGCACGGCGTCTGGACCGCTTGCTGAAGGACCTCGACGAGGGCCGATTTCCCGAAGGTGAGTGA
- the cofC gene encoding 2-phospho-L-lactate guanylyltransferase — MDGEFATDTDPTAAPVTARDAVPGPVPAAAKAAAGAAAAGRWSLVVPLKPLRLAKSRLAASAGDALRPRLALAFAQDTVAAALACPAVRDVVVVTDDPAASERLAALGARVVPDSPADGLNAALAHGARAVREARPRAAVAALNADLPALRPAELGRVLTAAGAFPRAFLADAAEMGTTLLTAAPGTELRPAFGGASRRRHLSSGAVEIVLAGVDSVRRDVDTGDDLLVATELGLGRHTASQVRSRTDTLR, encoded by the coding sequence ATGGACGGAGAGTTCGCCACGGACACCGACCCGACAGCCGCCCCCGTGACCGCCCGGGACGCCGTCCCGGGCCCTGTGCCGGCCGCCGCCAAAGCTGCCGCCGGGGCCGCCGCGGCCGGCCGCTGGTCCCTGGTCGTCCCGCTGAAACCGCTCCGGCTGGCCAAGAGCAGGCTCGCCGCCTCGGCGGGCGACGCGCTGCGCCCCCGGCTGGCGCTGGCGTTCGCGCAGGACACGGTGGCGGCGGCGCTGGCCTGTCCGGCCGTACGGGACGTGGTCGTCGTCACGGACGATCCGGCGGCTTCCGAGCGGCTGGCGGCGCTGGGCGCGCGGGTCGTGCCGGACAGCCCGGCGGACGGTCTCAACGCGGCCCTGGCGCACGGCGCGCGAGCCGTCCGGGAGGCCAGGCCGCGGGCGGCGGTGGCCGCGCTCAACGCCGATCTGCCGGCGCTGCGCCCGGCGGAGCTGGGACGGGTACTGACGGCGGCCGGTGCTTTCCCGCGCGCATTTCTCGCGGACGCCGCCGAAATGGGGACGACATTGCTGACCGCCGCGCCGGGCACCGAATTGCGTCCGGCTTTCGGCGGTGCGTCGAGACGGCGCCATTTGTCGTCGGGCGCGGTGGAAATCGTGCTCGCCGGAGTGGATTCGGTACGGCGGGACGTCGACACGGGCGACGATCTGCTGGTGGCGACGGAGCTGGGGCTCGGCCGCCACACCGCCTCGCAGGTCCGGAGCCGGACGGATACGCTGCGGTGA
- the gltX gene encoding glutamate--tRNA ligase produces MASAHTGTDPGVRVRFCPSPTGNPHVGLVRTALFNWAFARHHGGTLVFRIEDTDAARDSEESYGQLLDAMRWLGLDWDEGPEIGGPHAPYRQSQRMDLYRDTAAKLLAAGHAYHCYCTTEELDARRDAARAAGRPSGYDGHCRELSDGRKAAYEAEGRTSIVRFRMPDEPITFTDLVRGELTFTPENVPDYGIVRANGAPLYTLVNPVDDALMEITHVLRGEDLLSSTPRQVALYKALIELGIAKDIPAFGHLPYVMGEGNKKLSKRDPQASLNLYRERGFLPEGLLNYLSLLGWSLSADRDLFSMDEMVAAFDIADVNANPARFDLKKAEAINADHIRKLDVAAFTEACGPWLRAPYAPWAPESFDAAAFAVLAPLAQTRVTVLSDITANVDFLFLDEPVADEASWTKAMKPGADALLATARTKIAEAEWTAEALKDAVLAAGEEHGLKLGKAQAPVRVATTGRTVGLPLFESLEILGRDRTLSRIDAALAKLAG; encoded by the coding sequence GTGGCTAGCGCACACACCGGCACGGACCCCGGCGTCCGGGTACGTTTCTGTCCCTCCCCGACCGGCAACCCCCATGTGGGACTGGTCCGCACCGCCCTCTTCAACTGGGCGTTCGCCCGCCATCACGGCGGCACCCTGGTCTTCCGTATCGAGGACACCGACGCGGCCCGCGACTCCGAGGAGTCGTACGGCCAGCTGCTCGACGCGATGCGCTGGCTGGGGCTCGACTGGGACGAGGGCCCCGAGATCGGCGGCCCGCACGCGCCGTACCGCCAGTCGCAGCGGATGGACCTCTACCGGGACACCGCCGCGAAGCTGCTGGCGGCGGGCCACGCGTACCACTGCTACTGCACCACCGAGGAGCTGGACGCCCGGCGTGACGCCGCGCGCGCGGCCGGCCGCCCCTCCGGGTACGACGGCCACTGCCGCGAGCTGAGCGACGGGCGAAAGGCGGCGTACGAGGCCGAGGGCCGTACCTCGATCGTGCGCTTCCGGATGCCCGACGAGCCGATCACCTTCACGGACCTGGTCCGCGGCGAGCTGACGTTCACCCCGGAGAACGTGCCGGACTACGGCATCGTCCGCGCCAACGGCGCCCCGCTCTACACGCTCGTCAACCCGGTCGACGACGCGCTGATGGAGATCACCCACGTACTGCGCGGCGAGGACCTCCTCTCCTCCACCCCGCGGCAGGTCGCGCTCTACAAGGCGCTGATCGAGCTGGGCATCGCCAAGGACATCCCGGCGTTCGGGCACCTTCCGTATGTCATGGGCGAGGGCAACAAGAAGCTCTCCAAGCGCGATCCGCAGGCGTCCCTCAACCTCTACCGCGAGCGCGGCTTCCTGCCCGAGGGGCTGCTCAACTACCTCTCGCTGCTGGGCTGGTCGCTCTCCGCCGACCGCGATCTCTTCTCCATGGACGAGATGGTCGCCGCGTTCGACATCGCGGACGTCAACGCGAACCCGGCCCGTTTCGACCTGAAGAAGGCCGAGGCGATCAACGCCGACCACATCCGGAAGCTGGACGTGGCGGCGTTCACCGAGGCGTGCGGGCCCTGGCTGCGGGCCCCGTACGCGCCGTGGGCGCCCGAGTCCTTCGACGCCGCCGCCTTCGCGGTGCTGGCGCCGCTCGCCCAGACCCGGGTCACGGTCCTCTCGGACATCACCGCCAACGTCGACTTCCTCTTCCTCGACGAGCCGGTGGCGGACGAGGCGTCCTGGACGAAGGCGATGAAGCCGGGCGCGGACGCGCTGCTGGCCACCGCCCGTACGAAGATCGCCGAGGCGGAGTGGACCGCCGAGGCGCTCAAGGACGCGGTGCTGGCGGCCGGCGAGGAGCACGGCCTCAAGCTCGGCAAGGCCCAGGCCCCGGTCCGCGTCGCGACCACCGGACGCACGGTCGGCCTGCCGCTCTTCGAGTCGCTGGAGATCCTCGGCCGGGACCGCACCCTGTCCCGGATCGACGCGGCGCTGGCGAAGCTCGCCGGGTGA
- a CDS encoding fumarylacetoacetate hydrolase family protein, translating to MRIARFSIDGNVAFGAVEGEGTGDSAGLVLDIIKGIPYADFELSGTKVPLSKVRLLPPVLPNKVVGYARNYRDHAAELGNEVPPVPFAFLKPTTSVIGSGDAIEYPAFSNDVSYEAELAVVIGRMCREVPRERVKDVIFGYTCANDVTARDTQKTEKQWARAKGFDTSCPLGPWVETELDPADLTIQCTVNGEQRQLGRTSEMVTSIEDLIVNITEAMTLLPGDVILTGTPAGVGPLHVGDEIAVTIEGIGTLTNRVIKRG from the coding sequence GTGCGCATCGCCAGATTCTCCATCGACGGCAATGTCGCCTTCGGCGCGGTCGAGGGCGAAGGCACCGGCGACTCCGCCGGCCTCGTCCTCGACATCATCAAGGGCATTCCGTACGCCGACTTCGAACTCTCCGGGACCAAGGTCCCGCTGAGCAAGGTGCGGCTCCTGCCGCCCGTCCTCCCCAACAAGGTCGTCGGGTACGCCCGCAACTACCGGGACCACGCGGCCGAGCTGGGCAACGAGGTCCCGCCCGTACCGTTCGCCTTCCTCAAGCCGACCACCTCGGTGATCGGCTCCGGCGACGCGATCGAGTACCCCGCCTTCTCGAACGACGTGAGTTACGAGGCGGAGCTGGCCGTGGTCATCGGCCGGATGTGCCGCGAGGTGCCGCGCGAGCGCGTGAAGGACGTCATCTTCGGCTACACCTGCGCCAATGACGTCACCGCGCGCGACACCCAGAAGACCGAGAAGCAGTGGGCCCGGGCCAAGGGCTTCGACACCTCGTGCCCGCTCGGCCCCTGGGTGGAGACCGAGCTGGACCCGGCGGATCTGACGATCCAGTGCACGGTCAACGGCGAACAGCGGCAGCTCGGCCGTACGAGCGAGATGGTCACGTCCATCGAGGACCTGATCGTCAACATCACCGAGGCCATGACGCTCCTCCCGGGTGACGTCATCCTCACGGGCACCCCCGCGGGGGTCGGCCCCCTGCACGTCGGCGACGAGATCGCCGTCACCATCGAAGGCATCGGCACTCTCACCAACAGGGTGATCAAGCGTGGCTAG
- the leuC gene encoding 3-isopropylmalate dehydratase large subunit — MGRTLAEKVWDDHVVRRAEGEPDLLFIDLHLLHEVTSPQAFDGLRKDGRQVRRLDLTIATEDHNTPTLDIDKPIADPVSRIQLETLRKNCADFGVRLHSLGDVEQGVVHVVGPQLGLTQPGTTVVCGDSHTSTHGAFGALAFGIGTSQVEHVLATQTLPLARPRTMAITVDGELPADVTAKDLILAVIARIGTGGGQGYILEYRGSAIEKLSMEARMTICNMSIEAGARAGMIAPDDTTFAYLKGRDHAPTGEDWDAAVAYWRTLRTDDDAVFDAEVVIDATALAPFVTWGTNPGQGAPLSSNVPDPASYEDASERLAAEKALEYMGLTAGQALRDIKVDTVFVGSCTNGRIEDLRSAASLLDGRKVADGVRMLVVPGSVRVALQAVAEGLDKVFTAAGAEWRHAGCSMCLGMNPDQLAPGERSASTSNRNFEGRQGKGGRTHLVSPQVAAATAVLGHLASPADLSGAAAGDRTPAGAR, encoded by the coding sequence ATGGGTAGGACACTCGCGGAGAAGGTCTGGGACGACCATGTCGTCCGGCGCGCAGAGGGCGAGCCCGACCTCCTCTTCATCGATCTGCACCTGCTGCACGAGGTGACCAGCCCCCAGGCGTTCGACGGCCTGCGCAAGGACGGCCGCCAGGTCCGGCGGCTCGACCTCACCATCGCGACCGAGGACCACAACACCCCGACGCTCGACATCGACAAGCCCATCGCCGACCCGGTCTCCCGGATCCAGCTGGAGACCCTCCGCAAGAACTGCGCCGACTTCGGTGTGCGGCTGCACTCGCTGGGCGATGTCGAGCAGGGCGTCGTCCATGTCGTCGGCCCCCAGCTGGGGCTGACCCAGCCCGGCACCACCGTGGTCTGCGGCGACAGCCACACCTCCACCCACGGCGCCTTCGGCGCGCTGGCGTTCGGCATCGGCACCAGCCAGGTCGAGCATGTCCTGGCCACCCAGACGCTGCCGCTGGCCCGCCCCCGGACCATGGCCATCACGGTCGACGGCGAACTGCCCGCCGATGTCACCGCCAAGGACCTGATCCTCGCCGTCATCGCCCGGATCGGCACCGGCGGCGGCCAGGGCTACATCCTCGAATACCGGGGCTCGGCCATCGAGAAACTCTCGATGGAGGCCCGGATGACCATCTGCAACATGTCCATCGAGGCCGGCGCCCGGGCGGGCATGATCGCCCCCGACGACACCACCTTCGCGTACCTCAAGGGCCGCGACCACGCCCCGACGGGCGAGGACTGGGACGCCGCGGTCGCCTACTGGCGGACGCTGCGCACCGACGACGACGCGGTCTTCGACGCCGAGGTCGTCATCGACGCCACCGCCCTCGCCCCGTTCGTCACCTGGGGCACCAACCCCGGCCAGGGCGCGCCGCTCTCCTCGAACGTCCCCGACCCGGCTTCGTACGAGGACGCTTCGGAGCGCCTCGCCGCCGAAAAGGCCCTGGAATACATGGGGTTGACCGCCGGGCAGGCGCTGCGCGACATCAAGGTCGACACCGTCTTCGTAGGCTCCTGCACCAACGGCCGTATCGAGGACCTGCGCTCGGCGGCCTCGCTGCTGGACGGGCGCAAAGTCGCCGACGGCGTACGGATGCTGGTCGTCCCCGGCTCAGTCCGGGTCGCCCTCCAGGCCGTGGCCGAGGGCCTCGACAAGGTCTTCACCGCCGCGGGGGCCGAATGGCGGCACGCGGGCTGCTCGATGTGTCTGGGCATGAACCCCGACCAACTCGCGCCCGGTGAGCGCTCCGCGTCCACGTCCAACCGCAACTTCGAGGGCAGGCAGGGCAAGGGCGGCCGGACCCATCTGGTCTCTCCGCAGGTCGCCGCCGCCACCGCCGTACTGGGCCATCTGGCCTCGCCCGCAGACCTGTCCGGCGCCGCAGCCGGCGACCGTACGCCCGCTGGAGCGCGATAA